One Stratiformator vulcanicus genomic window, GCACTTCCGGCAACGTGATCACACCGTGCGTGAAATACGGACTCAACCGTGTGACATCGCCATCGAGTTGATTTCTCGTCTTCCGATACCTCGGCGGGTCGATGGCGGCAACCCGCTCGCGGATGGCTTCCAGATCGGTCGGAAAATTAAATCGGGGATGAATCTGTTCGGCAGGCATCTTCGGTCACGGCTTACTGAATTGTCGGTCCGCCTGATTTAAGGCGCTGATCCGAAGCTGACCAGTCCGATTCGGCGAACCCGATTTGTTGAGCACGTGTCGACAGAAGCATTGTGTCGCCAAGAGCGACAGTCCGAACGTCACTTAATGTTTCATTCAACTTGCAGCCGCGTCATGGCTCGTACGGCCCGAACAATTCCGACCAAGCGCAGCGATCCGAATCGCGCGTCGCTCTCGATCCCGATGCAGCGGCACCTGACCGAGTTGGGGCTTGAATCGGTCGAAGCGTACCGCGAATGGTGCCGGCAGAATCACTTCTCGACGAAGCTCGACAAACACTTCCGCCAATTGCGGAAGGAGCGAGAGGTCGCGAAGCGGGACGCTGCCGATGCGCGCCTGGTTCGCAAACAGAAGGCCCGCCGGTCGAAGGAATCGATCATCGCGCTGATCTGCAGCGGACGCGTGCTGTCGGGCGTCGTCGAAGACCCCGTCCTGAGCCACGTCGCCGCGATCGTGACCGGTCACAGCGGACAGAAGAAGCTGCCCCACAACGTGCGTCGCTCACTGCGCGCTCTGCTCGAGCGTATCGTGGCTACGCACTCCAAGTTGCTCGATCGGGACGAGCAGATTGCCGCCTACCACAGCGCGTCCGGCAACAGCTATGTCGAACCCCTCATCCGGATTGCCGTGCAGGGCGCTCGCTGGCTGCGTCCGCTCGATGAGTGGACGCCTTCGAGCCACAACACCCGTCGCCAATTTTCATCGCTGTTGCGGCATTTGTTCGTCGAATACGAGATGCCGGAGTTCTTCGAGGCGGCTTGGTTTGCGGCAAACGGTTCGTTGGGAGATCAGAAGCGGCAGTGGTTCCTGCATGTCGGCCGCGGTCGAAATCTGCGGGAATGCGACCTGCCGCTGCGACTTTCGAAGAAAATGGCGCATCACGTCATGCGGGCTCCCGGAGATCTGTCGATCGTGTCGGCGCTTCGCTGGGGTCAGGTTCTCGGATCGGGCGGCGACGAACGGCTCGCCCGGGCGGTCGTGGCGACGCGGCTCGGCCATTCATTCGAGAACGAGACGTTTTGGGAAACGGTCATCAATTGGCTCGTCCACAATCCGATCGTTCCGGCCGAGGTCGGGCCGATCATCGACTACCTGCAAAACCAGCGATTTGAAGAGGGCGTCGTGCGCGGCCCGCGAGGGCAGCGGCAACGGGTCGCCCCGCCACAGCCCCGTTTGACGATGCGCGGACGGACCGCCGATGCGATGTTGCGACAGGTCGCCGATTGGCACGGCCGGTTGGCGGAGACCGGCCGGATCGAGTTCCGCGACTGGCCCGCCTGCGGAATTGCCGGCTTCGAGTGGGCCGATGACAAGGCCGACCGCCGCAAACCCCGCTACTGGACGATTCGCGAACTGCTCAGCACACGCGAGTTGATCGACGAGGGTCGCCGGATGAGACACTGCGTCGCAACGTACGACGAATGCTGCGTCTGCGGCGACTCTGCGATTTTCGCCCTTGAAGTCGACACGCTCGGGGGAATTGAAAAAGCCCTGACGATCGAAGTCGACCTCGAGTCCCGAGAAATCGTCCAAGCTCGCGGAAAGGGTAATCGCGAGCCGACGGAGCGAGAGTTGTTCGTCGTGTCAAAATGGGCTCGCTGGACAGGGCTCACAATCAACCGTTACATCCGCGACTAGAGTCGACCCCGAATCCCCGTGGTGGCGACGGGACGAACGACGCCATGACGGCGCTCGTCGCCTTAACGCCGCCGCGGGGGTAGTCCGGGCCGTCCCGGTTTCTTCCCAAGTTCCGGCGGCGGGCCGGGCAATGTCAGCGTGTGGTCGCGCAGCTCCTGCTCGGTAATGCGTTGATTCCCATCCGCATCGGCCTTGGTAAAAATTGTTCGGACGAAACGCGGAACTTCGTTTGCGACCAGTTCGCCGTTGCCGTTTCGGTCAAACCGCATGAGCGAGTCGACGAACTGCTCGGCCCAATCGGGGTAGCGGGGCGGGTTATCTTCATCCGGTTTTGGCTCGCTCTCGGTCACAGCGTCAGGTTCGGTATCATCCATTGGTTCATCGACCGGTGAGTCAGCCGTCGCACTGCCATCATCCGGCTCACTCTTGATCGATTCCTGATCGATGGCAGTTTCCGGAGGTGATGGAATCGAGACCGACGGGGGCAGGGTGCTTCGATCAGGAGGCAGATCGATGCCACGTGAGTCGACTTCGTCTTGCTCCGATTTTGAATTCGGTCTCAGATCAATAAACCGCGGTCGCGTTTCGTTTTCGCTCACCGGTGGTTCGACCGTCGCGAGTGGCGGATTCGAGATCGGCGGATCGTTCGACGAAGCCAGAATTCCGCCGAACAGCCCGACAATCAACAGAATCGCCGCAGCGGGGATCGCCACCATCGCCCACTTCGGAAGGGTCGAATCAGATTTGTCGTTTGCCTTCTTTCGTTTGACCGGGCGGGGTAGTTCTCGCTCGTTCTTCGCGTTCGACTGGTGATTGCCGGTGGCCGGGGACGTTGGATTCCCCGTTGCCGCTTTGCGGCGAACTTTCTTCAGTTCGGTCGCGGCCCAGTCGGCAGCCGCGGCTGACCTTGAGTCGGCCACCGTTTCGAGAACCGCCGTCGCCGCTACGTATTGCTTTTGCGCGACGAGGCTGCGAACCAATCCCTGCTTCTCTTTGAGCATCAGCGTCTCGGCGACCGGTATCTCGCCGCTGCTTGCCTTTCGAAGAAACTTCGACAGCGACGCGGCAAACTCCTGCATCGTCGCGAAGCGTTCCGACCGATCTTTCTCGAGTGCACGGCGGCAGATCGCGGCCAGAGGGGCCGGCACATCGGCCCGCAGCTCCTGTGGCGAAGGCGTCGGCTTGGAGAAAATTTCACCGATGATCGATGCGACTGAACCGGTCCCGACGAACGGGACGCGACCGGTGAGCATCTCGAACAGCACGGCCCCGAGGGCGAATACGTCACTTTGAGGTCCGATTCTGTCCGCAATGCCTTCGAGCTGCTCGGGGGACATGTAAGCGGGCGTCCCCAGCACCAAACCGTGCTGCGTGACCTGTGTTTCCGCCCCGGCTCCGTATGAGCGGGCGAGACCGAAGTCCATCACGATCGGCTCGCCGCGATGGTCGATCATCACGTTGCCCGGCTTGAGATCGCGGTGAATGATCCCGGCTTGGTGGGCTTCGTGCAGAGCCAACGCGATCTTGCGGGTCAAAATCGCAGCCCGCTTCGGCTCCAGCGTCTTTCCACCCTCGATCAATGCCGACAGCGGTTTGCCGTCGATATAGGCCATCGCGATGTAATGCCGGCCCTCGTGTTCGCCGACATCGTAGACCGGGCAGATGGAGGGATGCGAAAGAGCGGCGGCGGATCGAGCCTCGCGATAGAACCGAGCGAGAAACTCCTCGTCCTGTTTGCCGTCGAGCTTCGGCACTTTCAACGCGACCTTCCGCCCGAGCTGGGAATCGGCCGCGAGGTAAACGGAGCCCATCGCGCCCGACCCGAGTTCCCGCTCGATCGTGTAGCGTCCGAAATCGGTCTGGATCGCCCCTGCCGACATCACAAATCCCCGCGTCACAGGTTCCGCATCGACCGCCGCAATTGATTGTCGTTGACGCAGAACAGACTCGCCCCTGAGTATTGGACCGCACGCGAGCTCCGGTGTCGACCACGCCGCCGTCGATTTGCCCGATCGACTCTGCTTGAGTAGTAGGGTGTAATCGTCACTCCGCGTCCAAGTCAGCCTTTTCAGCCACTATCGAATCATTCGGAGAAGCGGCCAATGCGAATTATTTTGAAACCCTCAAAAGCGATTTCAATACCAGCCAGAGGGACAAGCCGATGGTCGATCAACCAGCGATTTTCCCGACGGCTTGTCCCTCGGGCTTGTATGCTGGGCAATTTGAAACCGCTCCTAGCCATGGCGGTCATCTGCGGAGCAACTTGGGGTGTGCTTCCTGCCACGGCGAGCGGTGAAGAGGAAACCGAAGGCTTCGCCGTG contains:
- a CDS encoding serine/threonine-protein kinase, giving the protein MTRGFVMSAGAIQTDFGRYTIERELGSGAMGSVYLAADSQLGRKVALKVPKLDGKQDEEFLARFYREARSAAALSHPSICPVYDVGEHEGRHYIAMAYIDGKPLSALIEGGKTLEPKRAAILTRKIALALHEAHQAGIIHRDLKPGNVMIDHRGEPIVMDFGLARSYGAGAETQVTQHGLVLGTPAYMSPEQLEGIADRIGPQSDVFALGAVLFEMLTGRVPFVGTGSVASIIGEIFSKPTPSPQELRADVPAPLAAICRRALEKDRSERFATMQEFAASLSKFLRKASSGEIPVAETLMLKEKQGLVRSLVAQKQYVAATAVLETVADSRSAAAADWAATELKKVRRKAATGNPTSPATGNHQSNAKNERELPRPVKRKKANDKSDSTLPKWAMVAIPAAAILLIVGLFGGILASSNDPPISNPPLATVEPPVSENETRPRFIDLRPNSKSEQDEVDSRGIDLPPDRSTLPPSVSIPSPPETAIDQESIKSEPDDGSATADSPVDEPMDDTEPDAVTESEPKPDEDNPPRYPDWAEQFVDSLMRFDRNGNGELVANEVPRFVRTIFTKADADGNQRITEQELRDHTLTLPGPPPELGKKPGRPGLPPRRR
- a CDS encoding PcfJ domain-containing protein encodes the protein MARTARTIPTKRSDPNRASLSIPMQRHLTELGLESVEAYREWCRQNHFSTKLDKHFRQLRKEREVAKRDAADARLVRKQKARRSKESIIALICSGRVLSGVVEDPVLSHVAAIVTGHSGQKKLPHNVRRSLRALLERIVATHSKLLDRDEQIAAYHSASGNSYVEPLIRIAVQGARWLRPLDEWTPSSHNTRRQFSSLLRHLFVEYEMPEFFEAAWFAANGSLGDQKRQWFLHVGRGRNLRECDLPLRLSKKMAHHVMRAPGDLSIVSALRWGQVLGSGGDERLARAVVATRLGHSFENETFWETVINWLVHNPIVPAEVGPIIDYLQNQRFEEGVVRGPRGQRQRVAPPQPRLTMRGRTADAMLRQVADWHGRLAETGRIEFRDWPACGIAGFEWADDKADRRKPRYWTIRELLSTRELIDEGRRMRHCVATYDECCVCGDSAIFALEVDTLGGIEKALTIEVDLESREIVQARGKGNREPTERELFVVSKWARWTGLTINRYIRD